The Hyperolius riggenbachi isolate aHypRig1 chromosome 3, aHypRig1.pri, whole genome shotgun sequence genome window below encodes:
- the PCNA gene encoding proliferating cell nuclear antigen — protein sequence MFEARLVQGSILKKVLEALKDLIDEACWDITSSGISLQSMDSSHVSLVQLTLRSDGFDTYRCDRNQSIGVKMSSMSKILKCAASDDIITLRAEDSADTVTMVFESPNQEKVSDYEMKLMDLDVEQLGIPEQEYSCVIKMPSGEFARICRDLSQIGDAVVISCAKDGVKFSASGELGTGNVKLSQTANVDKEEEAVTIEMNEPVQLTFALRYLNFFTKATPLSAVVTLSMSADIPLVVEYKIADMGHVKYYLAPKIEDEEAS from the exons ATGTTCGAGGCCAGACTGGTGCAGGGCTCCATCCTGAAGAAGGTGCTGGAGGCGCTGAAAGACCTGATCGATGAGGCGTGTTGGGACATCACCTCCAGCGGCATCAGCCTGCAGAGCATGGACTCCTCGCACGTCTCGCTGGTGCAGCTCACGCTCCGCTCTGACGGCTTCGACACCTACCGCTGTGACCGCAACCAGTCCATCGGGGTGAAGATGAGCAG TATGTCTAAAATACTTAAGTGTGCTGCAAGTGATGACATCATTACTCTGAGGGCAGAAGACAGTGCGGACACAGTCACCATGGTGTTTGAATCGCCAA ATCAAGAGAAGGTTTCGGACTATGAAATGAAGTTGATGGATCTGGATGTTGAGCAGTTAGGAATTCCA GAGCAAGAGTACAGTTGTGTCATTAAGATGCCATCTGGAGAGTTTGCACGTATCTGCAGAGATCTTAGTCAAATTGGCGATGCAGTCGTAATCTCCTGTGCGAAAGATGGAGTCAAATTCTCTGCAAGTGGAGAACTGGGGACAGGAAATGTCAAATTGTCACAGACAGCAAATGTGGATAAAGAGGAAGAAGCT GTTACAATAGAAATGAATGAGCCAGTCCAGCTGACATTCGCTTTACGATACCTTAATTTCTTCACCAAAGCCACACCTCTGTCTGCAGTAGTGACCCTTAGCATGTCAGCAGATATTCCACTTG tggTGGAGTACAAAATTGCAGATATGGGTCATGTGAAATACTACCTGGCTCCAAAGATTGAAGATGAAGAAGCTTCCTAA